A portion of the Ostreibacterium oceani genome contains these proteins:
- a CDS encoding UDP-2,3-diacylglucosamine diphosphatase, translating into MRKTFFIADLHLDDSHTQSVAMFERFIARLHHEHQAPITQIDGLYILGDLFEYWLGDDCLSHTAQRVADRLSQLNQAGIPIYFQHGNRDFLLKQSYADRCQMQLLPEHAVINLYGQSTLIAHGDTLCTDDVAYQNFRAKTRTAQWQHRILSLPRWVRKAQARYYRIRSQMANRNKVRSMMDVNKQTVLTVMKTHQVNTLIHGHTHRPDLHEYPSNGKPYRRYVLGDWENTPTMVEATPSAIRLLTLDEITQTQYIN; encoded by the coding sequence ATGCGAAAAACATTCTTTATTGCTGATTTACATTTAGACGATAGCCACACGCAGAGTGTGGCGATGTTTGAGCGTTTTATTGCCCGATTACACCACGAACACCAAGCACCGATAACGCAAATAGATGGGCTTTATATTTTAGGCGATTTATTTGAATACTGGCTAGGTGATGATTGCCTCTCTCACACCGCTCAACGCGTCGCAGATAGGTTATCACAACTCAACCAAGCCGGCATCCCTATCTATTTCCAACACGGCAATCGCGATTTCCTATTAAAGCAATCCTACGCCGACCGTTGTCAAATGCAGTTATTACCCGAGCACGCCGTCATTAATTTGTATGGGCAAAGCACCCTCATCGCGCACGGTGATACCTTATGCACAGACGACGTCGCCTATCAGAATTTTCGCGCCAAGACACGGACAGCGCAATGGCAGCATCGCATTTTATCTTTACCGCGCTGGGTTAGAAAAGCCCAAGCGCGTTATTACCGCATCCGCTCACAGATGGCGAATCGAAATAAAGTGCGAAGCATGATGGATGTCAATAAACAAACGGTATTAACCGTTATGAAAACCCACCAAGTCAACACGCTAATTCATGGCCACACGCACCGCCCAGACTTACACGAATACCCATCTAACGGCAAGCCTTATCGGCGCTATGTGCTCGGCGATTGGGAAAACACCCCCACGATGGTTGAAGCCACGCCTAGCGCAATACGGCTGTTGACGTTAGACGAAATAACACAAACTCAGTATATCAACTAA
- the cysS gene encoding cysteine--tRNA ligase produces MLKIHNSLTRQKEVFTPITPDIVNMYVCGITVYDYCHIGHARMLVVFDMVVRYLRYSGYQVNYVRNITDIDDKIIARANENNEPIDALTARFSTAMHQDETALKCLAPTIEPRATEAVNEMIALIEALIAKGHAYVASSKDVLYAVDSFADYGKLANQNLDELQAGQRVEVDTGKRSALDFVLWKSAKPNEPAWDSPWGKGRPGWHIECSAMAKANLGDHFDIHGGGLDLKFPHHECEIAQSEPVCGKHVNYWMHNGFVQVDSEKMSKSLGNFFTIRDVLDKFSGEVIRFFVIGTHYRSPLNYSDSGLQDAENGLARLYTTLRNTASFDVDASALRLEYPEFFAAMDDDFNTAKAISVLFSVAKTINKTVDSEQKNYLASALKALGGVLGILQDNPDDFLQAGSKDDAKAIADLILARHAARADKDFARADAIRDQLDAMGVAIEDNAGQTSWRYK; encoded by the coding sequence GTGCTAAAAATTCATAATTCACTAACACGCCAAAAAGAAGTATTCACCCCAATAACGCCTGATATTGTTAATATGTACGTTTGTGGTATTACCGTTTATGACTATTGTCATATCGGTCATGCGCGTATGCTGGTGGTATTTGATATGGTGGTGCGTTATTTGCGCTACAGTGGCTATCAGGTTAATTATGTAAGGAATATTACCGATATTGACGATAAAATTATTGCCCGTGCTAATGAAAATAACGAACCAATTGATGCGTTGACGGCACGATTTAGCACCGCGATGCACCAAGACGAAACGGCATTAAAATGCTTGGCGCCGACGATTGAGCCCCGCGCAACCGAGGCCGTTAACGAGATGATTGCGTTAATTGAGGCCTTAATTGCCAAAGGCCACGCTTATGTGGCCAGTAGCAAAGACGTGCTTTATGCAGTTGATAGCTTTGCTGATTATGGCAAGCTGGCTAACCAAAACCTAGATGAATTACAAGCAGGTCAGCGGGTTGAAGTGGACACAGGCAAACGCAGTGCCTTAGATTTTGTCCTATGGAAATCAGCAAAGCCTAATGAGCCTGCATGGGATTCGCCGTGGGGCAAAGGTCGCCCTGGTTGGCATATCGAATGTTCGGCGATGGCCAAAGCCAACCTTGGCGATCATTTTGATATACACGGTGGCGGATTGGATTTGAAATTTCCGCATCACGAGTGTGAAATCGCCCAATCAGAACCGGTTTGTGGTAAACACGTTAATTATTGGATGCACAATGGATTTGTGCAAGTGGATTCAGAAAAAATGTCAAAATCATTGGGTAATTTTTTTACGATTCGTGATGTGCTGGACAAATTTTCAGGCGAAGTTATTCGCTTTTTTGTGATTGGAACACATTACCGCAGCCCGCTAAACTACAGTGACAGCGGGCTACAAGACGCTGAAAATGGATTGGCAAGACTCTATACCACGCTTAGAAATACCGCGTCTTTTGATGTGGATGCCTCTGCACTACGGCTGGAATACCCTGAGTTTTTCGCGGCAATGGATGATGATTTTAATACAGCAAAGGCAATCAGTGTCTTGTTTTCTGTTGCTAAAACGATTAATAAAACAGTCGATAGCGAGCAAAAAAATTACTTGGCGAGTGCCCTTAAAGCCCTCGGCGGCGTTTTAGGTATTTTGCAAGATAATCCCGATGATTTTTTACAGGCAGGCAGTAAAGACGATGCCAAAGCAATAGCGGATTTGATTTTGGCTCGTCACGCCGCGCGTGCAGACAAAGATTTTGCGCGCGCAGATGCAATTAGAGACCAGCTAGATGCCATGGGCGTTGCGATAGAAGACAATGCCGGCCAAACGAGTTGGCGTTACAAATAG
- a CDS encoding peptidylprolyl isomerase: MTKVMLKTTHGDIEITLDLDKAPKTSANFLEYVSAGFYNDTIFHRVIADFMIQGGGFVESMDRKTTDDPIKNEANNGLKNDKGTIAMARTNDPHSATSQFFINLKDNDFLNFRDENMQGWGYAVFGKVSQGIEVVEAIGQTKTGVHMGMKDVPVEPVVIHQAMVIEDTADATPQESS; encoded by the coding sequence ATGACAAAAGTAATGCTTAAGACTACCCACGGTGATATTGAAATCACACTCGATTTGGATAAAGCCCCCAAAACGTCTGCTAATTTTTTAGAGTACGTCAGCGCTGGTTTTTACAATGACACCATTTTTCACCGCGTGATTGCCGATTTTATGATTCAGGGCGGTGGATTCGTTGAATCAATGGATCGTAAAACAACCGATGACCCCATCAAAAACGAAGCCAACAACGGCCTTAAAAACGACAAAGGCACTATCGCAATGGCACGTACCAATGACCCCCACTCTGCGACATCGCAATTCTTTATTAATCTCAAGGACAATGATTTTTTAAACTTTCGTGATGAGAATATGCAAGGCTGGGGCTACGCGGTATTCGGCAAAGTCAGCCAAGGCATCGAAGTCGTTGAAGCCATTGGCCAAACAAAAACTGGCGTTCATATGGGCATGAAAGATGTTCCCGTTGAGCCTGTCGTCATCCATCAAGCAATGGTCATCGAAGACACGGCAGACGCGACACCACAGGAGTCATCGTAG
- a CDS encoding CBS domain-containing protein, giving the protein MSLLCKDVMLTDQPVLKATDTMRLAYPLIRQKGVRFLPVIDDDGKYLGVFTSSTLVRLLLPTALTIHPNRKDADTGIGHLHFFHMKENDFHERLEAIQDEKVVDYLSEASNIPTAKPETPILEGVLLLYKYKRHVVIVDENTHQYKGLLTIHSVLDNIFGPYDLPNDLKE; this is encoded by the coding sequence ATGTCACTACTTTGCAAAGATGTTATGCTAACCGACCAGCCTGTCCTCAAAGCGACAGACACCATGCGTCTAGCTTACCCGCTGATTCGTCAAAAAGGCGTGCGGTTTTTGCCCGTCATCGACGACGATGGTAAGTATTTGGGTGTTTTTACGTCATCCACACTCGTTCGCCTGCTGCTACCTACTGCACTGACCATACACCCTAACCGAAAAGATGCCGACACAGGTATCGGGCATCTACATTTTTTTCATATGAAAGAAAACGACTTTCACGAGCGACTTGAAGCCATTCAAGATGAAAAAGTGGTTGATTATTTATCTGAAGCGAGTAATATCCCCACAGCAAAACCAGAAACACCCATTTTGGAAGGTGTTTTGTTGCTTTATAAATACAAACGCCATGTCGTGATTGTCGATGAAAACACCCATCAATATAAGGGGCTGTTGACCATTCACTCAGTATTGGATAATATTTTCGGGCCTTATGACCTGCCGAATGACCTAAAAGAATGA